The Thiorhodovibrio litoralis genome includes a window with the following:
- a CDS encoding efflux RND transporter permease subunit, producing the protein MNLARASVSKPVFTSMVTLIVLVLGTVSLSRLQIDLLPSIELPTLTVRTQYEGADPIVMERLVTQIVEEIIATVPGVVEMTSSSYEGNSRVRVTFAWGSDIDSVAVDVQATLEDEVSELPDDIVGPRVSKFDVDSFPVVLLGISSRLDPVVLTQLVEDQVRYRFARIPGVAQVDPWGGFTREVRVELDSTRVNALGLSLNDILDALENANLDLPAGKIERGRYEVTLRAPAEFADLDQIRATVIGKREGAVVTLGQVAKVADTYEKLTSMIRVNGERGLRVAIRKQAGANTVDVAQQVLAEIDAINQAFSQIHVAPVINQGNFIERSIANVAQSVLYGGALAVLVLLFFLRNLRSTLVISLAIPISVVATFALLYFGGFTLNLMTLGGLALGVGMMVDSSVVVLENIYRRHRELGETPRAAAVAGTGEVAGAVTAGTITTLTIFLPLVFVRGVPGVLFQELAYVIMFSLLCSLLVALGLVPMLASRFLSAQDTQTGRGWTGRLAARAGTWFTAMEDGYRDLLAVTLRHRWLTVGGSAAILAASLLLIPSIGTEFMPPSDEGEVRVTGEMEVGTRLALIDRQSRQMEAIVMAAVPEAVSSVVSVSTSGNRGSAKAQSEIRLSLTPATQRTRSNAEIADDLRQRLEGRIPGMTIRTRAPQGQFLLERLLAGTEGITVEVRGFDLDTLALLARRVSEAIADVPGVTDVDISRETGIPQQQIQVQRDKIADLGLTVRDITEVIETAVAGSKAGEFRSQGNSYRILVQLENAEQRSIDEILDLTLRTPAGEQVALRNLVTTESARGPVIVERKDQQRLVTVTANVADRDLGSVANDVRARLGAIPRPIGYDLNIAGNYQEQEKAFQELTLSLLLALVLVYMVLASQYESLRDPLVVMLSVPMATVGVVLTLFLTDTTLNLQSAIGCIMLCGIAVNNAILLVDQAGRLRREGLPMQEALSEAGRRRLRPILMTTLTTVLALLPLAFGIGEGADAQAPLARAVLGGLTASTLITLVLIPAVYSLINAHHVESVPGLPPQAPSRPTG; encoded by the coding sequence ATGAACCTGGCCCGCGCAAGCGTTAGCAAACCCGTCTTCACCAGCATGGTGACGCTGATCGTGCTGGTGCTCGGCACGGTTTCGCTCAGCCGGTTACAGATCGATCTGCTGCCCAGTATCGAACTGCCGACGCTGACGGTTCGCACCCAATACGAGGGCGCGGACCCCATCGTGATGGAACGTTTGGTCACCCAGATCGTCGAGGAGATCATCGCTACCGTCCCCGGCGTGGTGGAGATGACGTCCAGTTCCTATGAGGGCAATAGCCGCGTGCGGGTCACCTTCGCCTGGGGTTCCGACATCGATTCGGTGGCGGTGGATGTGCAGGCGACGCTGGAGGACGAGGTCAGCGAACTGCCTGACGATATCGTTGGCCCGCGCGTGAGCAAGTTCGATGTCGACAGCTTTCCGGTAGTGCTGCTCGGCATCTCCAGCCGGCTCGACCCGGTCGTGCTGACGCAGCTGGTGGAGGATCAGGTCCGCTACCGTTTCGCGCGCATTCCCGGCGTGGCGCAGGTGGACCCCTGGGGTGGTTTTACCCGCGAGGTGCGAGTGGAGCTTGATTCAACCAGGGTCAACGCCCTCGGTCTGTCGCTGAACGACATCCTGGACGCGCTCGAAAACGCCAATCTGGACCTGCCCGCCGGCAAGATCGAGCGCGGGCGTTATGAGGTCACCCTGCGCGCCCCGGCAGAGTTCGCCGATCTCGACCAGATCCGCGCCACCGTGATCGGCAAGCGCGAGGGCGCGGTGGTGACCCTGGGCCAGGTCGCCAAGGTCGCCGACACCTACGAGAAGCTCACCAGCATGATTCGGGTCAACGGCGAGCGCGGTCTGCGCGTGGCCATCCGCAAGCAGGCCGGCGCCAACACGGTGGACGTGGCGCAGCAGGTGCTGGCCGAGATCGACGCCATCAACCAGGCGTTTTCGCAGATCCATGTCGCGCCGGTCATCAACCAGGGCAACTTCATCGAGCGGTCCATCGCCAACGTCGCCCAGTCCGTCCTCTATGGTGGCGCGCTGGCGGTACTGGTGCTGCTGTTTTTTCTGCGCAACTTGCGCAGCACGCTGGTCATCTCGCTGGCCATCCCGATCTCGGTGGTGGCGACCTTCGCGCTGCTCTATTTCGGCGGCTTCACGCTCAATCTGATGACCCTGGGCGGGCTCGCGCTGGGGGTCGGCATGATGGTGGACAGCTCGGTGGTGGTGCTGGAGAACATCTACCGGCGTCATCGTGAACTCGGCGAGACCCCGCGCGCCGCGGCGGTGGCCGGTACCGGCGAGGTGGCCGGGGCGGTGACCGCCGGCACCATCACCACGCTCACCATCTTCCTGCCGCTGGTCTTCGTGCGCGGCGTCCCCGGCGTGCTGTTCCAGGAACTCGCCTACGTGATCATGTTCTCGCTGCTCTGTTCGCTGCTGGTGGCGCTCGGTCTGGTACCGATGCTGGCCTCGCGGTTTTTGAGCGCACAGGACACGCAAACTGGACGTGGTTGGACGGGGCGCTTGGCGGCGCGCGCCGGCACCTGGTTCACGGCCATGGAGGACGGCTACCGAGACCTGCTGGCCGTGACGCTGCGCCATCGGTGGTTGACCGTCGGTGGCTCGGCGGCGATCCTCGCCGCCAGCCTGCTCCTGATCCCATCCATCGGCACCGAGTTCATGCCCCCCAGCGACGAGGGCGAGGTGCGCGTCACCGGCGAGATGGAGGTCGGCACCCGCCTGGCCCTCATCGACCGTCAGTCCCGTCAGATGGAGGCCATCGTCATGGCCGCGGTCCCGGAGGCGGTGTCCTCGGTGGTCTCGGTGTCGACCTCCGGCAACCGCGGCAGCGCCAAGGCCCAGAGCGAGATCCGTCTCTCGCTGACCCCGGCCACCCAGCGGACACGCTCCAACGCCGAGATCGCCGATGATCTGCGTCAACGCCTGGAGGGACGCATCCCCGGCATGACCATCCGCACCCGCGCCCCGCAGGGCCAATTCCTGCTCGAACGCCTGCTGGCGGGGACCGAGGGCATCACAGTGGAGGTCCGCGGCTTCGACTTGGACACCCTGGCCCTGCTGGCGCGTCGGGTGTCGGAGGCCATCGCCGATGTCCCTGGCGTCACCGACGTCGACATCAGCCGCGAGACCGGTATCCCGCAGCAGCAGATCCAGGTTCAGCGCGACAAGATCGCCGATCTGGGGCTGACCGTGCGTGACATCACCGAAGTCATCGAGACCGCCGTGGCCGGCTCCAAGGCCGGCGAATTCCGCTCTCAGGGCAACTCCTACCGCATCCTGGTGCAGTTGGAGAACGCCGAACAACGCTCCATCGACGAGATCCTCGACCTCACCCTGCGCACCCCCGCCGGCGAACAGGTGGCGCTGCGCAACCTGGTCACCACCGAGAGTGCACGAGGACCGGTGATCGTCGAGCGCAAGGACCAGCAGCGACTGGTGACCGTGACCGCCAACGTGGCGGACCGTGATCTCGGCTCGGTGGCGAACGACGTGCGTGCACGGCTGGGGGCGATCCCTCGCCCCATTGGCTACGACCTCAACATCGCCGGTAATTACCAGGAACAGGAAAAGGCGTTCCAGGAGCTGACGCTGTCGCTGCTGTTGGCGCTGGTCCTGGTCTATATGGTGCTGGCCTCGCAATACGAATCGCTGCGCGACCCGCTGGTGGTCATGCTCTCGGTACCAATGGCGACCGTCGGCGTGGTGCTCACGCTCTTTCTCACCGACACCACGCTAAACCTGCAATCGGCCATCGGCTGCATCATGCTCTGCGGCATCGCGGTCAATAACGCCATCCTGCTGGTCGATCAGGCCGGGCGTCTGCGCCGCGAGGGACTGCCGATGCAGGAGGCACTGAGCGAGGCCGGTCGGCGGCGTCTGCGTCCTATCCTCATGACCACCCTGACCACCGTCCTCGCGCTGCTGCCGCTCGCCTTCGGCATCGGCGAAGGCGCCGACGCCCAAGCACCGCTCGCGCGCGCCGTGCTGGGTGGACTCACGGCCTCGACGCTCATTACACTGGTCTTGATTCCGGCGGTTTATTCCCTGATCAACGCCCATCACGTCGAGAGCGTCCCTGGGCTGCCTCCTCAAGCACCTTCGCGGCCCACTGGTTAA
- a CDS encoding efflux RND transporter periplasmic adaptor subunit: protein MTPLKTWSKRLLILGVAGLLVWGLYHQLTQTATTTANKPASLPVPVEVAPVENGPIELRRIFTGTLEAHAEFVAAPKVSGRVVALHADLADGVTRGQVVAVLDDAEYVQDVARAQADLAVAKASQIEADSLLKIADRDLERVDRLQTRGVSSQSQRDIAKAEQLAKQAQVAVTSAKVTSAEANLETARIRLGYTQVNAGWRGGSEQRVVAERYVDEGETVAANAPLLRIVELDPITAVFYVTERDYAQLQPGQAATLSTDAFPNEHFQGSIQRIAPVFRETSRQARIELRVANPEQRLKPGMFIRATVILAREEEAVMVPGQALTTREGQDGVFLVSGDGAQAQWCVVQRGIQQDARVQVTGEGIAGQVVVLGQQLLEDGSPIRIVAGTAATSP from the coding sequence TTGACACCATTGAAAACCTGGTCCAAGCGCTTGCTGATCCTGGGCGTCGCGGGGCTTCTAGTCTGGGGTCTCTACCATCAGCTAACTCAGACTGCGACAACAACGGCCAACAAGCCCGCTAGCCTCCCGGTCCCGGTTGAGGTGGCCCCCGTCGAAAATGGCCCCATCGAACTCCGGCGCATCTTCACCGGTACCCTGGAGGCGCACGCCGAGTTTGTGGCGGCACCCAAGGTGAGCGGGCGCGTGGTGGCCTTGCATGCGGATCTGGCCGACGGGGTGACCCGCGGCCAGGTGGTCGCAGTGCTGGACGACGCGGAATATGTGCAGGATGTCGCGCGCGCCCAGGCCGATCTCGCCGTCGCCAAGGCCAGCCAGATCGAGGCCGATAGCCTGCTCAAAATAGCGGATCGTGATCTAGAGCGTGTCGATAGACTCCAGACGCGCGGGGTGAGTTCACAATCGCAGCGCGACATCGCCAAGGCGGAGCAACTCGCCAAACAGGCCCAGGTGGCCGTCACCAGCGCCAAGGTCACAAGCGCCGAGGCGAATCTGGAGACGGCCCGCATCCGGCTCGGTTATACCCAGGTCAATGCGGGCTGGCGCGGCGGCAGCGAGCAGCGCGTGGTCGCGGAGCGTTATGTCGACGAGGGCGAGACCGTGGCCGCCAATGCCCCGCTGCTGCGCATCGTCGAACTCGACCCCATCACCGCCGTCTTCTACGTCACCGAGCGCGATTATGCGCAATTGCAGCCGGGACAAGCCGCGACCCTCTCCACCGACGCCTTCCCCAACGAGCACTTCCAGGGCAGCATTCAACGCATCGCGCCCGTGTTTCGCGAGACCAGCCGCCAGGCGCGCATCGAGCTGCGGGTCGCTAACCCCGAGCAGCGCCTAAAACCGGGCATGTTCATTCGCGCCACGGTGATTCTGGCGCGCGAAGAAGAGGCGGTCATGGTGCCGGGCCAGGCGCTGACCACCCGCGAAGGTCAGGACGGGGTCTTTCTGGTGAGCGGTGACGGCGCCCAGGCCCAGTGGTGTGTCGTGCAGCGCGGCATCCAACAGGACGCGCGGGTACAGGTCACAGGTGAGGGCATTGCGGGACAGGTCGTGGTGCTGGGGCAGCAGTTGCTCGAAGACGGCTCGCCAATCCGGATTGTGGCGGGGACAGCAGCCACTTCCCCATGA